One Ostrinia nubilalis chromosome 4, ilOstNubi1.1, whole genome shotgun sequence DNA window includes the following coding sequences:
- the LOC135071071 gene encoding transmembrane protein 242: protein MENEERLQRIKAGAFLASIAGISAVVGFSTTLSAAKKTDPKFFSKGLHGGADLADAGAILALRALGWGTLYAIAGTSCMCYGIYKLSGAKNLKDFRIKMGNLLPALPKNNPPQSRTEFSGLNDLLTYISEDYGKKKGT from the exons ATGGAAAACGAAGAAAGACTACAGCGGATAAAGG CTGGGGCATTCTTAGCATCAATTGCTGGTATATCTGCAGTAGTTGGATTTAGCACTACCCTTTCAGCTGCTAAGAAAACTGATCCAAAATTTTTCAGTAAAG GCTTACATGGTGGTGCGGATTTAGCAGATGCTGGTGCTATACTTGCACTAAGAGCCCTTGGTTGGGGCACTTTATATGCTATTGCAGGAACCTCGTGTATGTGCTATGGAATATACAAGTTATCTGGTGCTAAAAAT CTCAAAGACTTCAGAATAAAAATGGGAAACTTATTACCTGCATTACCAAAGAACAATCCACCTCAATCAAGGACAGAATTTAGCGGATTAAATGATTTGCTAACTTATATATCAGAAGACTATGGAAAGAAGAAAGGCACATAA
- the LOC135071068 gene encoding tRNA-dihydrouridine(20a/20b) synthase [NAD(P)+]-like isoform X1, whose protein sequence is MKVKKNIVELFDEAKTYNSYVKICAPMVRYSKVQFRTLVKNYGTELTFTPMILADSFCQNSKARTNEFSTTTSDSPLIVQFAANNALDFADASKLIYPYADGVDLNCGCPQKWAMKDGYGCALLSKPNLIFNLVREVKNSLSPNFSISVKIRVLDDLKKTINLCQQLEKCGVTFLTVHGRTPQQKTGDSINVAALEEVCKSVQVPVVANGGIKTLQDADTLYNATKCNGVMAASGILTNPALFSGANRTPLSCVKLWQTLKNKDKQKITFQCYHHHLVFMLEKVLTKQQKLVFNHLSTFEDVDEYINKYLYEPKSDFNYAYDLDDFLVCDFPDEITLKHSHKCRGCSKSVCYCTCSKYDYDATDGSFFTSYIETKDSSDYMDSNIFNEYDSG, encoded by the exons AtgaaagtaaagaaaaatattgtagaATTATTCGATGAAGCTAAGACGTATAATTCTTACGTTAAAATATGTGCACCAATGGTCAGATACAGTAAAGTTCAATTCAGAACACTTGTAAAAAA CTATGGCACTGAACTTACCTTCACGCCTATGATATTAGCCGACTCGTTCTGCCAAAATTCAAAAGCTCGGACTAATGAGTTTTCCACAACAACGAGTGACTCTCCATTGATAGTTCAGTTTGCAGCAAACAACGCTCTTGATTTTGCTGATGCATCCAAGTTGATCTATCCTTATGCTGATGGAGTGGATTTAAACTGTGGTTGTCCACAAAAATGGGCCATGAAAGATGGTTATGGATGCGCTTTATTGTCTAAACCAAacctaatttttaatttagtcaGAGAAGTCAAAAATAGCTTATCTCCTAATTTTAGCATATCAGTTAAAATAAGAGTGTTggatgatttaaaaaaaactataaatttaTGCCAACAACTAGAAAAATGTGGAGTCACCTTTTTGACTGTACATGGACGTACTCCGCAGCAAAAAACTGGTGATAGTATTAATGTTGCCGCTTTGGAAGAAGTGTGTAAATCTGTGCAGGTGCCTGTGGTTGCAAATGGTGGTATTAAGACCTTGCAAGATGCAGACACCTTATACAATGCCACTAAATGTAATGGTGTTATGGCTGCAAGTGGTATATTAACAAATCCAGCTCTATTTAGTGGAGCGAACAGGACTCCACTTAGCTGTGTAAAGTTGTGGCAGACTTTAAAAAATAAGGATAAACAAAAAATCACATTCCAGTGTTACCACCATCATTTAGTATTTATGCTTGAGAAGGTATTGACTAAACAGCAAAAACTAGTATTTAATCATCTATCCACTTTTGAAGATGTAGAtgagtacatcaataaatatcTCTATGAACCTAAGAGTGATTTCAATTATGCATATGATTTAGATGATTTCTTAGTATGTGATTTTCCTGATGAAATAACATTAAAACATTCACATAAGTGTAGAGGATGTAGCAAAAGTGTATGCTATTGTACCTGTAGTAAATATGACTATGATGCCACAGATGGCAGTTTTTTTACCTCATACATTGAAACAAAAGATTCTTCAGATTATATGGATTCTAACATTTTTAATGAGTATGATTCTGGGTAA
- the LOC135071068 gene encoding tRNA-dihydrouridine(20a/20b) synthase [NAD(P)+]-like isoform X2 has protein sequence MILADSFCQNSKARTNEFSTTTSDSPLIVQFAANNALDFADASKLIYPYADGVDLNCGCPQKWAMKDGYGCALLSKPNLIFNLVREVKNSLSPNFSISVKIRVLDDLKKTINLCQQLEKCGVTFLTVHGRTPQQKTGDSINVAALEEVCKSVQVPVVANGGIKTLQDADTLYNATKCNGVMAASGILTNPALFSGANRTPLSCVKLWQTLKNKDKQKITFQCYHHHLVFMLEKVLTKQQKLVFNHLSTFEDVDEYINKYLYEPKSDFNYAYDLDDFLVCDFPDEITLKHSHKCRGCSKSVCYCTCSKYDYDATDGSFFTSYIETKDSSDYMDSNIFNEYDSG, from the coding sequence ATGATATTAGCCGACTCGTTCTGCCAAAATTCAAAAGCTCGGACTAATGAGTTTTCCACAACAACGAGTGACTCTCCATTGATAGTTCAGTTTGCAGCAAACAACGCTCTTGATTTTGCTGATGCATCCAAGTTGATCTATCCTTATGCTGATGGAGTGGATTTAAACTGTGGTTGTCCACAAAAATGGGCCATGAAAGATGGTTATGGATGCGCTTTATTGTCTAAACCAAacctaatttttaatttagtcaGAGAAGTCAAAAATAGCTTATCTCCTAATTTTAGCATATCAGTTAAAATAAGAGTGTTggatgatttaaaaaaaactataaatttaTGCCAACAACTAGAAAAATGTGGAGTCACCTTTTTGACTGTACATGGACGTACTCCGCAGCAAAAAACTGGTGATAGTATTAATGTTGCCGCTTTGGAAGAAGTGTGTAAATCTGTGCAGGTGCCTGTGGTTGCAAATGGTGGTATTAAGACCTTGCAAGATGCAGACACCTTATACAATGCCACTAAATGTAATGGTGTTATGGCTGCAAGTGGTATATTAACAAATCCAGCTCTATTTAGTGGAGCGAACAGGACTCCACTTAGCTGTGTAAAGTTGTGGCAGACTTTAAAAAATAAGGATAAACAAAAAATCACATTCCAGTGTTACCACCATCATTTAGTATTTATGCTTGAGAAGGTATTGACTAAACAGCAAAAACTAGTATTTAATCATCTATCCACTTTTGAAGATGTAGAtgagtacatcaataaatatcTCTATGAACCTAAGAGTGATTTCAATTATGCATATGATTTAGATGATTTCTTAGTATGTGATTTTCCTGATGAAATAACATTAAAACATTCACATAAGTGTAGAGGATGTAGCAAAAGTGTATGCTATTGTACCTGTAGTAAATATGACTATGATGCCACAGATGGCAGTTTTTTTACCTCATACATTGAAACAAAAGATTCTTCAGATTATATGGATTCTAACATTTTTAATGAGTATGATTCTGGGTAA
- the LOC135071070 gene encoding programmed cell death protein 2 isoform X1 yields the protein MAENNKVDIGFLEEKNSWQLHPKFFPSKVGGKPAWLDLQNLPNPSQLTCKKCSDPLIFLCQIYAPYEERNDTFHRTIFIFICRNGSCCRTNSSENFVVLRCQLERKNDFYAFEPYDENIEEEFPMDKYPKLCDVCGAKGPSHCSKCKKSYYCSRKHQVLDWQKGHKGTCQQQETIKLPYFTVTEAGKSVLFKEWDLAVDEEDEAEVSDVDVDKEMDKLRKMMEEKRAGTLSNISEDELEQYSGTVPEDKVFNKFNKRIARHPEQVLRYDKGGTPLWITGNTENVIQIPICQFCDGERQFEFQIMPQLLNFINVGIDFNSIDWGILAIYTCKASCNAGPAYKEEYMIKQDLSN from the exons atggcagaaaataataaagtagATATTGGATTTTTAGAGGAAAAAAACAGCTGGCAATTACATCCAAAATTCTTTCCTAGTAAAGTAGGAGGCAAACCGGCTTGGTTAGATCTGCAAAATTTACCCAATCCTTCTCAGTTAACTTGTAAAAAATGTAGCGATCCTCTTATTTTTCTGTGccag ATTTATGCACCATATGAAGAACGGAATGACACTTTTCAtcgcacaatatttattttcatatgcaGAAATGGATCTTGTTGTAGGACGAATAGTTCTGAAAACTTTGTAGTACTTCGTTGTCAACTTGagaggaaaaatgatttttatgcATTTGAACCATATGATGAGAACATAGAAGAG GAATTTCCCATGGATAAATATCCTAAACTATGTGATGTATGTGGTGCAAAGGGTCCTTCACACTGTTCTAAGTGTAAGAAAAGCTACTACTGTAGCAGGAAGCATCAAGTGTTAGATTGGCAAAAAGGTCATAAAGGAACATGTCAACAGCAG GAAACAATAAAGTTACCTTATTTCACCGTAACAGAAGCCGGCAAGTCAGTATTGTTTAAAGAATGGGACTTGGCTGTGGATGAAGAAGATGAG GCAGAAGTTTCTGATGTTGATGTAGACAAAGAAATGGATAAATTGAGGAAAATGATGGAAGAAAAACGGGCTGGAACTCTTAGTAACATAAGTGAAGATGAACTAGAACAATACTCTGGTACAGTTCCAGAAGATAAAGTCTTTAACAAGTTTAATAAAAGGATAGCGAGACACCCAGAGCAAGTACTAAGATATGACAAAGGCGGAACTCCATTGTGGATAACAGGAAACACAGAGAATGTTATACAAATACCCATCTGCCAGTTTTGTGATGGAGAGCGACAATTTGAATTTCAA ATAATGCCACAACTCCTCAATTTTATAAATGTAGGAATTGATTTTAACAGCATTGACTGGGGAATATTAGCAATATATACCTGCAAAGCTAGCTGCAATGCAGGCCCTGCTTATAAGGAAGAATACATGATAAAACAAGATTTAAGTaactaa
- the LOC135071070 gene encoding programmed cell death protein 2 isoform X2 encodes MWVRDLNNSSKEKNSWQLHPKFFPSKVGGKPAWLDLQNLPNPSQLTCKKCSDPLIFLCQIYAPYEERNDTFHRTIFIFICRNGSCCRTNSSENFVVLRCQLERKNDFYAFEPYDENIEEEFPMDKYPKLCDVCGAKGPSHCSKCKKSYYCSRKHQVLDWQKGHKGTCQQQETIKLPYFTVTEAGKSVLFKEWDLAVDEEDEAEVSDVDVDKEMDKLRKMMEEKRAGTLSNISEDELEQYSGTVPEDKVFNKFNKRIARHPEQVLRYDKGGTPLWITGNTENVIQIPICQFCDGERQFEFQIMPQLLNFINVGIDFNSIDWGILAIYTCKASCNAGPAYKEEYMIKQDLSN; translated from the exons ATGTGGGTTAGAGATTTAAATAATAGTTCAA AGGAAAAAAACAGCTGGCAATTACATCCAAAATTCTTTCCTAGTAAAGTAGGAGGCAAACCGGCTTGGTTAGATCTGCAAAATTTACCCAATCCTTCTCAGTTAACTTGTAAAAAATGTAGCGATCCTCTTATTTTTCTGTGccag ATTTATGCACCATATGAAGAACGGAATGACACTTTTCAtcgcacaatatttattttcatatgcaGAAATGGATCTTGTTGTAGGACGAATAGTTCTGAAAACTTTGTAGTACTTCGTTGTCAACTTGagaggaaaaatgatttttatgcATTTGAACCATATGATGAGAACATAGAAGAG GAATTTCCCATGGATAAATATCCTAAACTATGTGATGTATGTGGTGCAAAGGGTCCTTCACACTGTTCTAAGTGTAAGAAAAGCTACTACTGTAGCAGGAAGCATCAAGTGTTAGATTGGCAAAAAGGTCATAAAGGAACATGTCAACAGCAG GAAACAATAAAGTTACCTTATTTCACCGTAACAGAAGCCGGCAAGTCAGTATTGTTTAAAGAATGGGACTTGGCTGTGGATGAAGAAGATGAG GCAGAAGTTTCTGATGTTGATGTAGACAAAGAAATGGATAAATTGAGGAAAATGATGGAAGAAAAACGGGCTGGAACTCTTAGTAACATAAGTGAAGATGAACTAGAACAATACTCTGGTACAGTTCCAGAAGATAAAGTCTTTAACAAGTTTAATAAAAGGATAGCGAGACACCCAGAGCAAGTACTAAGATATGACAAAGGCGGAACTCCATTGTGGATAACAGGAAACACAGAGAATGTTATACAAATACCCATCTGCCAGTTTTGTGATGGAGAGCGACAATTTGAATTTCAA ATAATGCCACAACTCCTCAATTTTATAAATGTAGGAATTGATTTTAACAGCATTGACTGGGGAATATTAGCAATATATACCTGCAAAGCTAGCTGCAATGCAGGCCCTGCTTATAAGGAAGAATACATGATAAAACAAGATTTAAGTaactaa